From one Musa acuminata AAA Group cultivar baxijiao chromosome BXJ2-6, Cavendish_Baxijiao_AAA, whole genome shotgun sequence genomic stretch:
- the LOC135615163 gene encoding exocyst complex component EXO70B1-like — translation MAAAAARADGQEKVIAAAKHIVSSLATSKNAAEDMIRILSGFDNRLSTINDLFPASSSSARGGDGEGDGVDVDRSEAELRLEVAQKVVLRWDASDSLLWESSPEEAEEYLAAVDDLIFLADPGTSPSAAAAAEDLVSRAEVALQMAMSRLEEEFRHLMVRNAVPLDSNGLCSSIRRLSLSFASDGGETMEDFESSIDDEHQLQLPPQQQEGSPEDRSGSSLIDDRSLDLIHPEVIADLKAIADKMIWAKYDRELHHVYCSVRRDILDECLSILGIDRMSIEEVQRTEWRMLDDKLKKWIQAMKIVVRALLWGERRLCDQILAASEELRDECFSETTKGCVMQLLNFGDAIAICQRSSEKLFRILDMYEALADVLPDLQALYAGDPKDLLCEEAEGILKRLGDAVKGTLTEFGNAIQKEPSRKPTQGGEIHPMTRYVMNYVKLLVVYNDTLNLLLDDGVCGSDQSHSEGCENRNTNGENLESMTPLGRRMLLIISHLETNLDEKSKVYEDGAMRHIFLMNNILYIVNKVKDSELGKLLGDDWIRKHRSQIRQYATSYLRTSWTKVLSCLKDDGYGSGSSSSVSKVALKEKFKNFNLAFEEIYRVQTTWKVPDPQLREELRISISEKVIPAYRSFMGRFGSQLEGGRHATKYIKYMPDDLEYHLSDLFEGLPGLTPRKKA, via the coding sequence atggcggcggcggcggcaaggGCCGATGGCCAGGAGAAGGTCATTGCCGCAGCGAAGCACATCGTCAGCAGCCTTGCTACTTCGAAGAACGCTGCCGAGGACATGATCCGCATCCTCTCCGGCTTCGACAACCGCCTCTCCACCATCAACGACCTCTTCCCTGCCTCGTCCTCGTCCGCTAGAGGAGGCGACGGCGAAGGCGACGGCGTCGACGTCGACCGGTCCGAGGCTGAGCTGCGCCTTGAGGTAGCCCAGAAGGTCGTTCTCCGCTGGGACGCCTCCGATTCCCTCCTCTGGGAGTCTTCCCCCGAGGAGGCCGAGGAGTACCTCGCCGCCGTCGATGATCTCATCTTCCTCGCCGACCCTGGCACCTCCCCGAGCGCCGCCGCGGCTGCGGAAGACCTAGTTAGTCGTGCGGAGGTTGCGCTTCAGATGGCAATGTCCCGTCTTGAGGAGGAGTTTCGCCACCTGATGGTCCGCAATGCAGTCCCCCTTGACTCCAACGGGCTCTGCTCCTCCATTCGCCGCCTCTCCCTTTCCTTTGCATCTGATGGCGGTGAGACTATGGAGGACTTTGAGAGCTCCATTGATGACGAacaccagctgcagcttccaccgcaaCAGCAAGAGGGCAGTCCTGAGGATAGGTCCGGAAGCAGTCTGATAGACGATCGGAGTTTAGATCTGATCCATCCCGAAGTCATCGCTGATCTGAAGGCCATCGCAGACAAAATGATCTGGGCCAAGTATGATCGAGAGCTCCACCATGTTTACTGCAGTGTCCGACGGGACATCCTCGATGAGTGCCTCTCCATCCTCGGCATCGATCGAATGAGCATTGAGGAGGTACAGAGAACTGAGTGGCGGATGCTTGATGACAAGCTGAAGAAGTGGATTCAGGCTATGAAGATCGTTGTTCGGGCTCTGCTCTGGGGAGAGAGACGGCTCTGTGACCAAATTCTTGCTGCCTCAGAGGAGCTTAGGGACGAGTGCTTTTCAGAGACCACCAAAGGGTGTGTCATGCAGCTACTCAACTTTGGGGATGCCATTGCGATATGTCAGCGGTCTTCAGAGAAGCTCTTTCGTATTCTGGATATGTATGAGGCCCTTGCAGATGTTTTGCCAGATCTCCAGGCCTTATATGCCGGAGACCCAAAGGACCTCCTATGTGAAGAGGCTGAGGGGATTCTGAAGAGGTTAGGTGATGCTGTAAAAGGCACTCTTACAGAGTTTGGAAATGCAATCCAGAAGGAGCCATCGCGGAAGCCAACACAGGGAGGTGAGATCCATCCCATGACACGTTATGTGATGAACTATGTGAAATTGCTGGTGGTTTACAATGATACATTAAATTTGCTTTTGGATGATGGAGTGTGTGGTAGTGATCAGTCTCATTCTGAAGGTTGTGAGAATAGGAATACCAACGGAGAGAATTTGGAGAGTATGACTCCACTAGGTCGTCGAATGCTTTTGATAATCTCACATTTAGAAACTAACCTGGATGAAAAATCTAAAGTTTATGAAGATGGAGCAATGCGGCATATATTTTTGATGAACAATATACTCTACATAGTTAATAAAGTGAAGGATTCAGAACTTGGGAAGCTTTTGGGAGATGACTGGATAAGGAAGCACCGCAGCCAAATTCGGCAGTATGCCACAAGCTACCTGAGGACTTCCTGGACAAAAGTGTTGTCTTGTCTGAAGGATGATGGATATGGGAGTGGGAGCTCCAGTAGCGTTTCAAAGGTTGCTCTCAAGGAAAAGTTCAAGAACTTTAACTTGGCATTCGAAGAAATTTATAGGGTTCAGACAACTTGGAAGGTTCCAGATCCTCAGCTCCGAGAAGAATTGCGGATTTCTATTTCAGAGAAGGTTATCCCAGCTTATCGCTCTTTTATGGGGAGGTTTGGTAGTCAACTTGAGGGCGGAAGACATGCAACAAAATATATAAAGTACATGCCAGATGATTTAGAGTACCATCTTTCAGATTTGTTCGAAGGCTTGCCTGGACTCACTCCGAGAAAAAAAGCTTAG